The following proteins come from a genomic window of Triticum urartu cultivar G1812 unplaced genomic scaffold, Tu2.1 TuUngrouped_contig_6661, whole genome shotgun sequence:
- the LOC125530927 gene encoding phenylacetaldehyde reductase-like isoform X1, which yields MSSGMGKVVCVTGASGYIASWLVKLLLHRGYTVRATVRDTADPKRTLHLQALDGAKDRLHLFKASLLEEGSFDAAVAGCDCVFHTASPFYHNVKDPKAELLDPAVNGTLNVLRSCKKASIKRVIITSSMAAVAYNGKPRTPDVVVDETWFSSAEVCEKNEDHLLHNPNFSFGWVNVKDVALAHILAYEVPSANGRYCMVERVAHHSEIVKIIHEMYPNFPVPDKCADDAPFVPIYQVSKDKIRSLGMELIPLETSLKETIESLREKGFVTSESSHL from the exons ATGAGCTCCGGGATGGGGAAGGTGGTGTGCGTCACCGGCGCCTCGGGCTACATCGCCTCCTGGCTCGTCAAGCTCCTCCTTCACCGCGGCTACACCGTCCGCGCCACCGTCAGGGACACCG CCGACCCCAAGAGAACATTGCACCTGCAGGCCCTGGATGGAGCCAAGGACAGGCTCCACTTGTTCAAAGCAAGCTTGTTGGAAGAAGGCTCTTTCGATGCTGCCGTTGCCGGCTGCGATTGTGTCTTCCACACGGCCTCTCCCTTTTATCACAATGTCAAGGATCCCAAG GCTGAGTTACTTGACCCAGCTGTCAATGGAACACTCAATGTTCTCCGTTCCTGCAAGAAAGCCTCTATCAAGAGAGTGATCATAACGTCGTCCATGGCTGCTGTTGCCTACAATGGGAAGCCAAGAACTCCTGATGTAGTGGTTGATGAGACATGGTTTTCAAGTGCAGAGGTCTGTGAAAAGAATGAG GATCATCTTCTACATAACCCCAATTTCAGCTTTGGCTGGGTAAATGTTAAAGATGTTGCCCTGGCACATATCCTTGCATATGAAGTTCCTTCGGCAAACGGAAGATACTGTATGGTTGAAAGAGTTGCTCACCACTCGGAGATTGTCAAGATCATACACGAAATGTACCCCAATTTTCCAGTGCCAGACAA GTGTGCAGATGACGCACCATTTGTCCCTATCTACCAGGTATCGAAGGACAAGATAAGAAGTTTGGGTATGGAGCTGATTCCCCTGGAGACGAGCCTCAAGGAGACTATCGAGAGCTTGAGAGAGAAAGGATTTGTTACTTCTGAGTCAAGCCATCTATGA
- the LOC125530927 gene encoding phenylacetaldehyde reductase-like isoform X2 produces the protein MSSGMGKVVCVTGASGYIASWLVKLLLHRGYTVRATVRDTADPKRTLHLQALDGAKDRLHLFKASLLEEGSFDAAVAGCDCVFHTASPFYHNVKDPKAELLDPAVNGTLNVLRSCKKASIKRVIITSSMAAVAYNGKPRTPDVVVDETWFSSAEVCEKNEQWYVLSKTLAEEAAWKFANDNGFEIVTINPAMVIGPLLQPTLNTSVEAILKFINGMSDHLLHNPNFSFGWVNVKDVALAHILAYEVPSANGRYCMVERVAHHSEIVKIIHEMYPNFPVPDKCADDAPFVPIYQVSKDKIRSLGMELIPLETSLKETIESLREKGFVTSESSHL, from the exons ATGAGCTCCGGGATGGGGAAGGTGGTGTGCGTCACCGGCGCCTCGGGCTACATCGCCTCCTGGCTCGTCAAGCTCCTCCTTCACCGCGGCTACACCGTCCGCGCCACCGTCAGGGACACCG CCGACCCCAAGAGAACATTGCACCTGCAGGCCCTGGATGGAGCCAAGGACAGGCTCCACTTGTTCAAAGCAAGCTTGTTGGAAGAAGGCTCTTTCGATGCTGCCGTTGCCGGCTGCGATTGTGTCTTCCACACGGCCTCTCCCTTTTATCACAATGTCAAGGATCCCAAG GCTGAGTTACTTGACCCAGCTGTCAATGGAACACTCAATGTTCTCCGTTCCTGCAAGAAAGCCTCTATCAAGAGAGTGATCATAACGTCGTCCATGGCTGCTGTTGCCTACAATGGGAAGCCAAGAACTCCTGATGTAGTGGTTGATGAGACATGGTTTTCAAGTGCAGAGGTCTGTGAAAAGAATGAG CAATGGTATGTGCTATCCAAGACCCTTGCTGAGGAAGCTGCATGGAAGTTCGCAAATGATAATGGATTTGAAATAGTTACAATAAACCCAGCAATGGTCATCGGTCCCCTGTTGCAGCCTACACTGAATACTAGCGTAGAAGCAATATTGAAGTTTATAAATGGTATGTCT GATCATCTTCTACATAACCCCAATTTCAGCTTTGGCTGGGTAAATGTTAAAGATGTTGCCCTGGCACATATCCTTGCATATGAAGTTCCTTCGGCAAACGGAAGATACTGTATGGTTGAAAGAGTTGCTCACCACTCGGAGATTGTCAAGATCATACACGAAATGTACCCCAATTTTCCAGTGCCAGACAA GTGTGCAGATGACGCACCATTTGTCCCTATCTACCAGGTATCGAAGGACAAGATAAGAAGTTTGGGTATGGAGCTGATTCCCCTGGAGACGAGCCTCAAGGAGACTATCGAGAGCTTGAGAGAGAAAGGATTTGTTACTTCTGAGTCAAGCCATCTATGA